From the genome of Campylobacter concisus, one region includes:
- a CDS encoding GspE/PulE family protein, whose amino-acid sequence MNNLENLTLKTLEQLNKLNDEQILKIIEIKKINEKSLLAILLEENMLEEEIFFEILSDIYRRGHTDIDEISTNLQIDQKRFIQYVCDKFKITFFDLDDIDIDYRISEKLSTSQLKSYNAIPVKEDEISVYVAFKNPFDVIIQDKVQNLFNRKLLKVACADPAQIEKYINKIALNESIKDVITEIRKELSSSSSQGQSTESSGILKLIEIILKTSIQSRASDIHIEPTETNCIVRSRIDGMLSETFIFDKDIYPPMVSRMKLLSNMDIAERRRPQDGRFSAQILDKEYDFRISTLPILNGESIVLRILDKSKVIINIEDLGMHPDNFAKFKKSMKAPYGIILVTGPTGSGKTTTLYGALNDIKSVKTKIITVEDPVEYQLNMIQQVHVNEKAGLTFISALRSILRQDPDIIMIGEIRDQETLRIAIQAALTGHLVFSTLHTNDAISALPRMVDMGIEPYLVSGALVCIEAQRLVRKLCPYCKQKVTLSQKALDEIKKFLPEDYQFYKSVGCQHCSQTGYLGREMISEILSISDHIASIVANNASKEELKKAAYDEGFIDMFHDGVIRAANGVTTIEEVYRVAKI is encoded by the coding sequence ATGAATAATTTAGAAAATTTAACGCTAAAAACATTAGAGCAACTTAATAAACTAAATGATGAGCAAATTTTAAAGATTATAGAGATAAAAAAAATAAACGAAAAAAGTCTTTTGGCTATTTTGCTTGAAGAAAATATGCTAGAAGAAGAGATTTTTTTTGAAATTCTATCTGATATTTATAGAAGAGGACACACTGACATTGATGAAATTTCAACTAACCTTCAGATAGATCAAAAGCGCTTTATTCAATATGTATGTGATAAATTTAAAATCACATTTTTTGATCTTGATGATATAGATATCGACTACCGTATCAGTGAAAAACTAAGCACCTCGCAGCTAAAATCATATAACGCCATACCCGTAAAAGAAGACGAGATAAGCGTTTATGTTGCTTTTAAAAATCCTTTTGATGTGATCATTCAAGATAAAGTTCAAAATTTATTTAACAGAAAGCTATTAAAAGTAGCTTGCGCAGATCCAGCCCAGATAGAAAAATATATAAACAAAATAGCTCTTAATGAAAGCATAAAGGACGTTATTACAGAGATTAGAAAAGAGCTTTCAAGCTCTAGCAGCCAAGGGCAAAGTACAGAAAGCTCTGGAATTTTAAAGCTAATTGAGATAATTTTAAAAACATCTATTCAAAGCAGAGCGAGCGATATTCACATCGAGCCAACCGAGACAAACTGCATCGTAAGAAGCAGGATAGATGGCATGCTAAGCGAGACATTTATATTTGATAAAGATATCTATCCGCCGATGGTAAGCCGAATGAAGCTACTTTCAAATATGGATATCGCAGAGCGCCGTCGCCCACAAGATGGTAGATTTTCAGCTCAAATTTTAGATAAAGAGTACGATTTTCGTATCTCTACGCTACCTATCTTAAATGGCGAAAGCATAGTTTTAAGAATTTTAGACAAATCAAAAGTTATCATAAACATTGAAGACCTTGGTATGCATCCAGATAACTTTGCTAAGTTTAAAAAAAGCATGAAAGCGCCTTACGGTATCATCCTAGTTACTGGTCCGACAGGATCAGGAAAAACGACTACACTTTACGGTGCATTAAATGATATAAAAAGTGTAAAAACTAAGATTATTACCGTTGAAGATCCGGTCGAGTATCAGCTAAATATGATCCAACAAGTACATGTCAATGAGAAGGCTGGGCTTACTTTTATCTCGGCTCTTCGCTCTATTTTAAGGCAAGATCCAGACATTATTATGATAGGTGAGATCAGAGATCAAGAGACGCTTAGAATCGCGATTCAAGCAGCGCTAACTGGTCACTTAGTTTTTTCAACACTTCATACAAACGACGCTATTAGCGCTTTACCTCGTATGGTTGATATGGGTATTGAGCCATATCTAGTAAGTGGTGCACTAGTTTGCATCGAGGCTCAAAGGCTTGTAAGAAAGCTTTGTCCGTATTGCAAACAAAAAGTCACGCTATCTCAAAAAGCTCTTGATGAGATTAAGAAATTTCTTCCTGAAGATTATCAGTTTTATAAAAGCGTAGGTTGCCAACACTGCTCACAAACCGGATATCTAGGGCGTGAAATGATAAGTGAAATATTGTCTATCAGCGATCATATAGCAAGTATCGTAGCAAATAACGCTTCAAAAGAAGAGCTTAAAAAGGCCGCCTATGACGAAGGCTTTATAGATATGTTCCATGATGGCGTTATACGCGC
- a CDS encoding ATP-binding protein — translation MNNKNIYTDIKDIFINEDEVADFVNLDNSITCYNKIVSALKKPLKLILFYGKPGSGKTFLLNKIASDLQKDKKLIFFPHPFFSEATFIEALCEDIYGNKLDNINNFESFVAHYSKEFKNKDEILQNQIVVILDEAQLYPTELIEKIRLMADTRLFKFLFTIHNTENEDVLAKDYFQTRIWESIELGSANTNEIIVYLQRKIGQKGYDKYLNFQKKDYDKAYELCCGNLRTLNKIMYKFYEICEYYEQNQPSKLSSEDANIKILTMSALDTGIIHA, via the coding sequence ATGAATAACAAGAATATTTATACGGATATAAAAGATATCTTTATCAACGAAGACGAAGTAGCTGATTTTGTTAATCTAGATAACTCGATCACTTGTTACAATAAGATCGTCTCAGCTCTAAAAAAGCCATTAAAACTTATACTTTTTTATGGCAAGCCTGGTAGTGGAAAGACCTTTTTGCTAAACAAGATAGCCTCTGATCTTCAAAAGGATAAAAAATTAATTTTTTTCCCACATCCTTTTTTTAGCGAGGCTACATTTATAGAAGCTCTTTGTGAAGATATATACGGAAATAAGCTTGATAATATAAATAATTTTGAAAGTTTTGTTGCACACTACTCAAAAGAATTTAAAAATAAAGATGAAATTTTACAAAACCAAATAGTTGTCATCTTGGATGAAGCACAACTTTATCCTACTGAATTGATCGAAAAAATAAGGCTAATGGCCGATACAAGATTATTTAAATTTCTATTTACGATTCATAACACTGAAAATGAAGATGTGTTAGCAAAGGACTATTTTCAAACTAGAATTTGGGAAAGTATAGAGCTCGGAAGTGCTAACACGAATGAAATCATAGTTTATTTGCAAAGAAAAATAGGACAAAAGGGCTACGATAAATACCTAAATTTTCAGAAAAAAGACTATGACAAGGCCTATGAGCTTTGTTGCGGAAATCTACGCACACTAAATAAAATTATGTATAAATTTTATGAAATTTGTGAATATTACGAACAAAATCAGCCATCAAAATTAAGTAGCGAGGATGCAAATATTAAAATTTTGACAATGTCTGCACTTGATACAGGAATAATTCATGCTTGA
- a CDS encoding transformation system protein, whose protein sequence is MLELQEIQRLEKLYEEYEKKNKNSLLKLLSHKKLGLLIITTLLIAFIFGTFLFFSNTKNKKETTNTPALVEKNLTIQTDIKEKNITFAETNVSKNILEDGKQKSEQAKERFESDKKQDELAEKIAKKLEQSIKLNEDNKEQASDKKQRSGGGWLKLNLPTENENIQNEQPLPNEEIIELEPKTKPKIDIQISSENNEISMLKENFNKSKNPEIALKIARKCYQDKRYIDTIKWALSANNLDSSIEESWVMFAKAKYMLKQKDDALRALEEYNKNKNKPEINELIN, encoded by the coding sequence ATGCTTGAATTACAAGAAATTCAAAGGCTAGAAAAGCTCTATGAAGAGTACGAAAAAAAGAATAAAAATAGTCTTTTAAAATTGTTATCACATAAAAAGCTAGGTCTTTTAATAATTACAACCTTGCTAATTGCTTTTATCTTTGGTACTTTTTTATTTTTCTCAAATACCAAAAACAAAAAAGAGACAACCAATACTCCAGCTTTAGTTGAGAAAAATTTGACAATACAAACAGATATAAAAGAAAAAAACATAACCTTTGCTGAAACTAATGTCAGCAAAAATATTTTAGAAGATGGTAAACAAAAAAGTGAGCAGGCAAAAGAGAGGTTTGAATCAGATAAAAAACAAGATGAGCTCGCTGAGAAAATAGCCAAAAAGCTAGAACAATCCATAAAGCTAAATGAAGATAATAAAGAGCAGGCATCAGATAAAAAACAAAGAAGTGGTGGCGGTTGGCTAAAACTAAATTTACCAACTGAAAATGAAAATATACAAAATGAACAGCCTCTACCAAATGAAGAGATAATAGAATTAGAACCAAAGACAAAGCCAAAAATTGATATTCAAATTTCAAGCGAAAACAATGAAATATCTATGCTAAAAGAAAATTTTAATAAAAGCAAAAATCCAGAAATCGCCCTTAAAATAGCAAGAAAATGCTATCAAGATAAAAGATATATCGACACTATAAAATGGGCACTATCGGCGAATAATTTAGATAGTAGCATTGAGGAGTCTTGGGTCATGTTTGCTAAGGCAAAATATATGCTAAAACAAAAAGATGACGCATTGCGTGCATTAGAAGAATATAATAAAAATAAAAATAAGCCCGAGATAAATGAGCTAATAAATA
- the mshL gene encoding pilus (MSHA type) biogenesis protein MshL has protein sequence MLRLKLNKILIIGALICLNMNYASANESSCLSKNFNMKISDDVALVDVLNQLSEMCNFSIVAKDTYSKTELKDKVFGVNIRNMSLIEVFDLLLSEKNLSYEFSNNVLKISSLKTQIFKLDYITSIREGTAVTQASVDATPSEISSGSSSSDNSQDDSSQGSSNLIKTTERFDFWEKLDAELKAILNNSSEHITAPDPIINQNAGLITVTATPSQLKRVEKYIDEMQKRLKKQVIIDVSIISVELNNEYKQGVDWSKFELGFNTYIGNSRNNPSSSATWTNKGNSLSDGFGRTLNIAANLNFSLDGMINFLETNGKTKVISSPKVTTLNNQQALISVGDNINYRVQQKTDNGNSNSDRLTTTYKQYSVFIGILLNLLPEVSDNNKIMLRINPSLSNFKYAEDDTRQNALREIAPDTVQKKLSTVVQVDSGDTIILGGLIGQTKGKNNTSVPLLSDIPLIGGVFKSTRDNIKTTELIFVITPHVVDFDKKKPLNQSLKDLGFSKTIYE, from the coding sequence ATGTTGAGATTAAAATTAAATAAAATATTAATAATAGGTGCACTTATTTGCTTGAATATGAATTATGCTAGTGCTAATGAGAGTAGTTGTTTAAGCAAGAATTTTAATATGAAAATTTCAGATGACGTTGCGCTAGTAGATGTGTTAAATCAGCTTTCAGAGATGTGTAACTTTAGTATTGTTGCAAAGGATACTTATAGCAAAACGGAGCTAAAAGATAAAGTTTTTGGCGTTAATATCAGAAATATGAGTCTTATTGAAGTTTTTGACCTACTTTTAAGTGAGAAAAATTTAAGCTACGAGTTTTCAAATAATGTATTAAAAATTTCATCTTTAAAAACTCAAATTTTTAAACTAGATTATATAACTTCTATTAGAGAAGGAACTGCTGTCACCCAAGCTTCAGTGGATGCCACTCCATCTGAAATTTCTAGTGGTTCAAGTAGTAGTGATAATTCCCAAGATGATAGTTCTCAAGGCTCAAGCAACCTTATAAAAACTACCGAAAGGTTTGACTTTTGGGAAAAACTAGATGCTGAGCTTAAAGCTATTTTAAATAATAGTAGCGAACATATCACAGCACCTGATCCTATCATAAATCAAAATGCAGGTCTTATCACTGTTACAGCCACCCCTTCTCAACTTAAGCGAGTCGAAAAATATATAGATGAAATGCAAAAAAGACTAAAAAAACAAGTAATTATTGATGTTTCTATTATTTCAGTTGAGTTAAATAATGAATACAAACAAGGCGTTGACTGGAGTAAATTTGAACTTGGGTTTAATACATACATTGGTAATTCAAGAAATAATCCTAGCTCAAGTGCTACTTGGACAAATAAAGGCAATAGCCTAAGTGATGGATTTGGACGTACATTAAATATCGCAGCTAATTTAAATTTTAGCCTTGATGGAATGATAAATTTTCTTGAAACAAATGGAAAGACAAAGGTTATATCAAGTCCAAAAGTAACAACACTTAATAATCAGCAAGCGCTAATCTCAGTTGGTGATAATATAAACTACCGTGTTCAACAAAAAACTGACAATGGAAACAGCAATAGTGATAGGCTAACAACTACTTATAAACAATACTCTGTTTTTATAGGTATATTATTAAATTTATTACCAGAAGTTTCTGATAATAATAAAATCATGCTTAGAATCAATCCATCACTTAGTAACTTTAAATACGCAGAAGACGACACAAGACAAAATGCGTTAAGAGAGATTGCTCCAGATACGGTACAAAAGAAGCTTTCAACTGTTGTTCAAGTTGATAGCGGTGATACTATTATTCTTGGTGGATTAATAGGTCAGACAAAGGGTAAAAATAATACTTCTGTACCTCTTCTTTCTGATATCCCACTTATAGGTGGCGTCTTTAAAAGTACAAGAGACAATATAAAAACAACAGAGCTTATCTTTGTCATCACTCCTCATGTAGTTGATTTTGACAAAAAAAAGCCACTTAATCAATCATTAAAAGACTTAGGTTTTTCTAAAACGATCTATGAATAA